A window of the Macaca nemestrina isolate mMacNem1 chromosome X, mMacNem.hap1, whole genome shotgun sequence genome harbors these coding sequences:
- the LOC105467951 gene encoding large ribosomal subunit protein uL16 isoform X2, producing the protein MGRRPARCYRYCKNKPYPKSRFCRGVPDAKIRIFDLGRKKAKVDEFPLCGHMVSDEYEQLSSEALEAARICANKYMVKSCGKDGFHIRVRLHPFHVIRINKMLSCAGADRHARCFWKAPGHCGQGSHWPSYHVHPHQAAEQGACD; encoded by the exons ATGGGCCGCCGCCCCGCCCGTTG TTACCGGTATTGTAAGAACAAGCCGTACCCAAAGTCTCGCTTCTGCCGAGGTGTCCCTG ATGCCAAGATTCGCATCTTTGACCTGGGGCGGAAGAAGGCAAAAGTGGATGAGTTTCCGCTCTGTGGCCACATGGTGTCAGATGAATATGAGCAGCTGTCCTCTGAAG CCCTGGAGGCTGCCCGAATTTGTGCCAATAAGTACATGGTAAAAAGTTGTGGCAAGGATGGCTTTCATATCCGGGTGCGGCTCCACCCCTTCCACGTCATCCGCATCAACAAGATGTTGTCCTGTGCTGGGGCTGACA GGCATGCGAGGTGCTTTTGGAAAGCCCCAGGGCACTGTGGCCAGGGTTCACATTGGCCAAGTTATCATGTCCATCCGCACCAAGCTGCAGAACAAGGAGCATGTGATTGA